In Spirochaeta isovalerica, the genomic window CCGTACATAACATCGCCCTGAGGATCGTTTTTTTCAGATTCGATACGTTTCAGACATTCTCCGGTTCCGGCTGATATGATTTCCACTTCGATACCGTATTTTTCTTCGAACGGTTTTTCCACCGCGTTGAGAAGTCCTTCCGAGTTTGGCGAATAAACGACCAGCTTCTTTTCTTCCTGTCCGTTGTCTGCTCCGGACTCCTGAGCTCCGCCGGCAGCGATAGTAAGATTAACCAACATAAAAACCGCCGCAGTCATTAATAAGACTTTTTTCATTTTTCCCTTCCTTTGTAAAGTAATAAGTAATTTTACCACCGCTGACCTGAGCGCGATATGCTACAAAAAGGCAGACTTTGTGTGAAAAAAAGCCAGAAACCCGGTTTCTATTGATTTTTCTGCACCAGTTCCGTAACTGAGTAACCTGTATATTTCTTAAATTTTGTGCAGAAGTATCTATAGTCGCTGAAACCGACCATTTTGGCGATCTGATAAACGGGAACTTCATTCAGCTTCATAAACTGGATCGACTTATAGATCCTGTAGCGATTCAGGGTCGTGTTGAATTTCAGATCGTGTTCTTTCAGCTTGTGCTTAATGGAAGAGACGCTGTAGTTTAATTCTCCGGCGACATCATCCAATACGATTTTATGCATATAGTTTTCTTTTATATAAGCAATAATCGACTGGAAAAGAGAATCCTCATTCTGTATATCCTGATACACTTTCGATATATCTTCGATTTGATATTTGGTATTCTGCAGCAGGTTCTTATCGTTGAGATTAGCAATAGCTTTTTTCAGGGAAACCTCAAGCAGCTGATGATCCAGAGGTTTTACCAGATACTCTGTAACACCGTAGGTAATCGCTTTTTTCGCATACTCAAAATCGCTGTGTCCGCTTAATATGATAAATTCATATTTCTTCCTGTTCTCAATTTTACTGATCATGTCCAATCCGCTCATCAGCGGCATTTTTATATCTGTTATAATGATATCCGCATCATGATCAGCTAAATACTCCAGACAGGAAAGAGGATTATCAAAATCCGCGGCTATTTTCAAGTTCAGGCTCTGAAAGTCATAGCTGAAAATCAGTCCTTTCCGGATAATATCTTCATCTTCGCAAATAACAACATTATACATTGGTCACCAACTCTTATTAAAACTGATTTCAAAGACGGTTCCCTCATCTTCGCGCCAGACATTCAGTCGGGAATCGGGATAAAGAATCATAAACCGCCTTAGAACATTATGAACGCCTATATGGTTCGAGGGGTTCTTCTTCTGTTTACATATCTGATTAATCTCATTTATGACTTCATCTGTAATATTGACTCCGTTATCGCGGACCCGAATAAAGCAAACCCCATTGATCAGTTCCGAAGTGATATCAATATTGACGGACAGACTGTTAGTAAACCCATATTTGATACTGTTGCTTACCAGGGGATGCAGAGCCAGCTTGGGTATGGAAACATCTCTCGTTTCCTCCGATGTCCTGATGGAGTATGTTAATTTATCAGCGAATCTGTATTTGTATAAATTCAGAAACTTCTCGGTATAGGTCAGATCCTTTTCCAGGGAAGAGTAATTAATATCATTGGATATGGAGTATCTTAATATGGCTGTTAAGTCCAGGATGTATTTTTCAGTTCCCTTGATATCATACTGCATGGAATATCGAATGGTTTCCAGAGAGTTATACAGAAAATGAGGGTTGAACTGAGCATCGAGCTTTCTTTTTTCAAAAATGATATTGGTTTCGCTCAGCTCCTTATTCAATGTTATTTCATAGTTCAGTTTCTCCAGCATCTCATTGATATTGATCGCCAGGCTTTTAAAGTCGTCTTCGAGATCTTCATTGATTCTGTGGTCCAGGTGTCCTTTGGAGACTCTGTTCGTATCGGCAATAATGGACTCGAAGCTCCTGGTGTTTTCTCTTGCGATTTTTGTTACGATATTATTGGTGAATGCCACCACGACAAGAGCTATAGCGAGCAGAAGAGAGAAGACTATTAAATAGGACAGGCTCAAGCTGATTTTTTTTTCCAGATAGTAGATGGAATAAAAATCCTTTTTTACTTCTGTCACAGTGTATTTTTGCGCGCCGATCGTATAGTTCTCGGCGTATTTGAAATTCAGACTCTTCTCCAGCAGTTTGTTATTGTTGGTGGAGATGATGCCGTCGAACCGGTCCGTTATAACATAGTCGCCTGTATTGGGCAGCAGAGCATAATCCAGATCGGTTATTTCTATTGAATACATATCGAAGCCGATCAGTTCCCCATCTTTATACAGCCCCCCGTAAAAAATCAGTGTCGCCGTATTGGTTTTGAAACTGGGATAGAGAATAAATTTAACAGGAGAGTCCTTCCTGACGCGGTCTCTGATGATATTGAGATAAATTTTGTATTGAGGCAGCAGATGATATGATTCCTGATATATGGGGTTGGCATTCATATCGTATATGTCATAGTTGTATCGCACATTTATCATCCGGGAAAATGTATAATCCGTACTGGATACGAGTCGTCGGCTGACATAGTTGTTTTGGATCGCCTGCAGATAATCATTGTCGGAATTATGTGAGCTTATCTGCGCGGAAATGCTTTCCATCAGATTGCTAAAGGATTCGTTAACAAGTTCTATGCTGTGATTCTTATTCAAATTATTGTTTACGAAATTGACAATAATCGTCACAGTAGCAAACAGTAATACAATTACGATTATCAGCTTTATGGAGAAAACCATAAATACCCTTCGTAATTTTGCCTGAAAATTCATACTTACAGTTAAGCTTATATTTTTTGTCTTTGCAAGAAATCTATCTGAGTATTGAAATCAGGGAGTTTCAGTTCATTTCATACTGGCAGAATCGCGGAAATCCGGATTGGCGGCAATCTGTTGTCATTTATAGATCAACGCTTGCCAGAAATCTCTTCAAGCCTTCCATAAAAACAGGGAAACCGTCAAAGTGTATCAGGTGCCCCACATCCGGTACTTGAAGCGTCATGGCGTCAGGTCTGATTTCTTTCACTCTGGCACTGACTTCCGGTGTAATAAAACCGCCTTTTTCAGTCTCTCCGGAAAAAAGCAGGAAGGGCTGCGGGAATTTTTTTACTTCTTCCTGCCAGTCCCACTCCTGTCTGTGCATTTTTTCGGATAGAACATCGACTATACCCATATCCAGCTGCTTTTTGGCTTCGCACATAATGCGGATCAGCTCATCGGACCAGGCAGGGTTGTCTTCCCTGTAACCTTTTATCAATTCATCCAGGGGGATGTCCTGCAGGGTTTTCGCCCAGGTTGCTATGGGGTTTTCTTCGGGGGCCTGATTCCCGGGATTTCCAAAAGGGGTGCCGATCCACCAGAGCGGATCTACGAAAAACAAGGCACCGGGTAATTCCCTGTAACGGATAGCCAGCTCATAAGTGACCATGGATCCCATGGAATGACCACCGACCACTGGCTTGGCCAGGCCCAGCTCTTTTATGAGTTCCGCCAGGTCTGAAGCCATATCAAGAGTCTCTGTCTCAGAGTATCGGGAAGAAAGACCATGTCCCCGCATATCAGGCATTATAACATCGTACTCATCTTCCAACGCGCGGGCGACCTGTGTCCAGCACAGACCATTGTCTGAGAATCCGTGTACGAGGATCAGAGTTTTTTTCACTCCTTTCCCTGTACGGTAATAGTGCAGATTGATGTTGTTTATCTTGATGTCATGCTCGGTCCAGTGCTTATCCATAGGTTTTTCCGTCCTTAGAGTTTCTCTGTGCATATTAACATATTTCCCTTTCCTGGCGTGCAAAAAAACACATCAATATGACTTGCACTCGTTGTTTCACTTTTTCCATCACGACAGAAATGATTCGCCCCGTTCTGTTCCTTGATCGGAAGGAGGTAGAAAACAACAGTGTGCTTAAAATAATGAATATTTAAATATAAACAGATAATAATTGTACATTTAAAAAGTATCAGTTATTATGTCCTCATATTAATTTAAAAAAGTAACTAATAAGATTTTTGGACATAGCATGAAAGACTTGATCATCGGGATTACCGGAAGCACAGGCTATCTCGGTTCGAATACTGTTGACTTTTTTAAATCAAAAGGATGCGTAATCAGGTGCCTTGTAAGAAACAGGGCTTCTGTACGGGATAGTGAAAATGTTACTTATGTCGAAGGTGATATCCTTGAGCCCGAGACTTTGAATTCCTTTATCGAAAATCTGGATGTTTGCCTCCATTTGGCTGCTTTCGTCGGTTCTGCTCCATGGGCGACCTACAGGAAAGTAAATGGCGAAGGTACAAGAAATATCTGCAGTAAAATAATCGAACTCAATCCCGCATGCCGATTCGTATACTGTTCGAGCATTGCCGTCCTCAAACGGAGAAAAATACTCAGATTTGTCGATACGGATTATGCCAGGAGCAAATATCTCGGTCAGCGATATGCGGAGCAGGCTCGCGATAGATCGGGACTAAAGCTGACGATAGTCTATTCGGGGATGATATACGGAGCCAATGACAAGCGCTTTCTGCCATCATTGATCAAATACTTAAGCATGGGAAAACTAATCCTTCTCTCCGGCGGCGAAAAAAATTCTCCTTTGATCTATATCGATGACTTATGCGAACTCTTCTACAGAATCGCCATGAGCTCATCCTCTGTCAATCGGGCATACATGGGAGTCAATACAGAGCCGGCCGGAATACATGATTTCTTCACACTGCTGGCTGAAAAAACCGGGAATCCCCTCCCTTATAAAAAACTATCTAAAGCCATCATCCTGATTCCGGCGATGATAATAGAGGATATCTGGCAGCTGCTTTGCCTTCCCGGCAACCCTCCGCTAGCCAGAAGAATCGCCGATGTTCTATCCATCAATCTGAATCACGGAAAATTCAATTATAAAAACAACCTGAACTGGGTCCCGGAAATCTCTATGGATGAAGGACTTGATAGAGCTCTCCGCTCCATCTGCCGCAGGATCTGAAGAGGATAAAATGAAAAGTAAGAAATTTAAATTATCTCTGAAAATAGCATCGATCACTTTTTTTGTTTCTCTGCTGGCAATATCAGTCGGCAACTCCCTGGAGTATCTGGCATTGGCCTCATTTTTCGGCAGCGGCAGTCTAAGTGGCTTTATAGAATTTTATATCCGCTTTCTGCTATCCATATTTCTCCCTTTCGGCACAATCCTCTCCCTCATTATCTACTTCTACATAAAACCTGTGGAAAGGGGAATCAATACCATTATTGCCGAAGGGACACTACCGGAAAATGAAATCATACATATCAAAAAGCGGATAATGAAATTGCCTGCCGTTATTTATTCCATCAACGGATTCGGTTTCGTCGCAGGTTTTGTTACCTATGCCTTTTTCGATCAGAATATCTCCCATGTCTTTTCGGCGGATATGCTTTTCTATTTCATATTTACCA contains:
- a CDS encoding response regulator transcription factor; amino-acid sequence: MYNVVICEDEDIIRKGLIFSYDFQSLNLKIAADFDNPLSCLEYLADHDADIIITDIKMPLMSGLDMISKIENRKKYEFIILSGHSDFEYAKKAITYGVTEYLVKPLDHQLLEVSLKKAIANLNDKNLLQNTKYQIEDISKVYQDIQNEDSLFQSIIAYIKENYMHKIVLDDVAGELNYSVSSIKHKLKEHDLKFNTTLNRYRIYKSIQFMKLNEVPVYQIAKMVGFSDYRYFCTKFKKYTGYSVTELVQKNQ
- a CDS encoding sensor histidine kinase, which codes for MVFSIKLIIVIVLLFATVTIIVNFVNNNLNKNHSIELVNESFSNLMESISAQISSHNSDNDYLQAIQNNYVSRRLVSSTDYTFSRMINVRYNYDIYDMNANPIYQESYHLLPQYKIYLNIIRDRVRKDSPVKFILYPSFKTNTATLIFYGGLYKDGELIGFDMYSIEITDLDYALLPNTGDYVITDRFDGIISTNNNKLLEKSLNFKYAENYTIGAQKYTVTEVKKDFYSIYYLEKKISLSLSYLIVFSLLLAIALVVVAFTNNIVTKIARENTRSFESIIADTNRVSKGHLDHRINEDLEDDFKSLAININEMLEKLNYEITLNKELSETNIIFEKRKLDAQFNPHFLYNSLETIRYSMQYDIKGTEKYILDLTAILRYSISNDINYSSLEKDLTYTEKFLNLYKYRFADKLTYSIRTSEETRDVSIPKLALHPLVSNSIKYGFTNSLSVNIDITSELINGVCFIRVRDNGVNITDEVINEINQICKQKKNPSNHIGVHNVLRRFMILYPDSRLNVWREDEGTVFEISFNKSW
- a CDS encoding alpha/beta fold hydrolase, encoding MDKHWTEHDIKINNINLHYYRTGKGVKKTLILVHGFSDNGLCWTQVARALEDEYDVIMPDMRGHGLSSRYSETETLDMASDLAELIKELGLAKPVVGGHSMGSMVTYELAIRYRELPGALFFVDPLWWIGTPFGNPGNQAPEENPIATWAKTLQDIPLDELIKGYREDNPAWSDELIRIMCEAKKQLDMGIVDVLSEKMHRQEWDWQEEVKKFPQPFLLFSGETEKGGFITPEVSARVKEIRPDAMTLQVPDVGHLIHFDGFPVFMEGLKRFLASVDL
- a CDS encoding NAD-dependent epimerase/dehydratase family protein; translation: MKDLIIGITGSTGYLGSNTVDFFKSKGCVIRCLVRNRASVRDSENVTYVEGDILEPETLNSFIENLDVCLHLAAFVGSAPWATYRKVNGEGTRNICSKIIELNPACRFVYCSSIAVLKRRKILRFVDTDYARSKYLGQRYAEQARDRSGLKLTIVYSGMIYGANDKRFLPSLIKYLSMGKLILLSGGEKNSPLIYIDDLCELFYRIAMSSSSVNRAYMGVNTEPAGIHDFFTLLAEKTGNPLPYKKLSKAIILIPAMIIEDIWQLLCLPGNPPLARRIADVLSINLNHGKFNYKNNLNWVPEISMDEGLDRALRSICRRI